A DNA window from Delphinus delphis chromosome 6, mDelDel1.2, whole genome shotgun sequence contains the following coding sequences:
- the SOHLH1 gene encoding spermatogenesis- and oogenesis-specific basic helix-loop-helix-containing protein 1: MPGTPASCPQGLRLVVPGRCSQPRSSGPFLFGTQLRCEDLCHGSGQAKAPAVAKGPVSYLPRNVLSERQRRKRISLSCERLRALLPQFDGRREDMASVLEMSVQFLRLASALVPGWEKHAETWHTWQKDVLQVALASQTPAGAPDPGVGTSSVTMQQASPSRAAADVDDEPPSLVLRSPGLSPSRALRPPMLWSRQPPSPLVSEESQSCLGRAGSPGQGTDKAITLDARSVSGYDVEDGSSFLLTASPDWWLGSLEGRGSSAPFRVPARSSVLDRAEPSFLGDHEPGSQDPPDGPLEPWSSDVSCPSSALREEVDTIFPDFFAY, translated from the exons ATGCCAGGCACTCCAGCTTCCTGCCCGCAGGGTCTGCGCCTCGTGGTGCCTGGGAGATGCTCACAGCCCCGCAG CAGCGGCCCTTTCCTGTTTGGGACCCAGTTACGCTGCGAGGATCTCTGCCACGGCTCAGGCCAGGCCAAGGCCCCTGCGGTGGCCAAGGGTCCAGTCTCCTACCTCCCACGGAACGTGCTCAGCGAGAGGCAGCGCAG GAAGCGGATCTCCTTGAGCTGTGAGCGCCTGCGGGCCCTGCTGCCCCAGTTCGACGGCCGGCGGGAGGACATGGCTTCAGTCCTGGAGATGTCGGTGCAGTTCCTCCGGCTCGCCAGCGCCCTGGTGCCCGGCTGGGAGAAGCACGCT GAGACATGGCACACGTGGCAGAAAGATGTTTTGCAGGTGGCCCTGGCGAGTCAGACCCCAGCAGGTGCCCCGGACCCCGGCGTGGGAACGTCCAGCGTGACCAT GCAGCAGGCTTCCCCGAGCCGTGCAGCTGCGGATGTGGACGACG AGCCGCCCAGCCTGGTCCTCCGGTCTCCAGGCCTGAGTCCCTCCAGGGCCCTGAGGCCGCCCATGCTGTGGTCGCGGCAGCCACCCTCCCCGCTGGTGAGCGAAGAGTCTCAGAGCTGCTTGGGCCGGGCTGGGTCCCCAGGTCAAGGGACTGACAAGGCCATAACGCTGGATGCCAG GTCTGTGTCGGGGTATGATGTCGAAGACGGGTCGTCCTTTCTGCTGACGGCCAGTCCTGACTGGTGGCTGG GGTccctggagggcagaggcagCAGTGCCCCTTTTCGGGTCCCCGCCAGGAGCAGCGTGCTGGACAGGGCAGAGCCCAGCTTCCTGGGCGACCATGAGCCCGGCTCCCAGGACCCCCCCGACGGGCCCCTGGAGCCATGGAGCTCAGATGTGAGCTGCCCCAGCTCGGCCCTGCGGGAGGAGGTAGACACCATCTTCCCCGACTTCTTTGCTTACTGA
- the LCN9 gene encoding epididymal-specific lipocalin-9: protein MSLLLLAVGLTLLGCPQALHWGPQDPNFNETLVSGEWFLAGMASNQPKLLKDDKDARLLVHRIQVTPRALQLHLHKKVNGACVPITMMANKTKRKFQYRLEDADQNRLFLEKVDPKSYVILCNHREKREKEVVVVNLLSRTREASPDALLLFTNYCRSHGIHPTNIIKVTATDACPRLPQPRTSAQLATDHCPRA from the exons ATGAGCCTCCTGCTGCTGGCTGTGGGGCTGACCCTGCTCGGCTGCCCCCAGGCCCTGCACTGGGGGCCCCAGGACCCCAACTTCAACGAGACTCTG GTCAGCGGCGAATGGTTCTTGGCAGGGATGGCCTCCAACCAACCCAAACTCCTGAAGGACGACAAGGACGCGCGGCTGCTCGTCCACCGTATCCAGGtcacccccagggccctgcagctcCACCTGCACAAGAA GGTAAATGGTGCATGCGTCCCAATTACGATGATGGCAAATAAAACGAAAAGGAAATTTCAGTACCGGCTGGAGG ATGCCGACCAGAACAGGCTTTTCCTGGAAAAAGTGGACCCCAAGAGCTACGTCATCCTCTGCAACCACCGCGAGAAACGTGagaaggaggtggtggtggtgaaccTGCTGA GCCGGACACGCGAGGCCAGCCCGGACGCCCTGCTGCTGTTTACCAACTACTGTAGAAGCCATGGGATTCACCCCACCAACATCATCAAAGTGACCGCAACTGATGCGTGCCCACGCCTGCCCCAGCCTCGGACCTCCGCTCAGCTCGCCACAGATCACTGCCCTCGCGCCTGA